Within the Alteromonas sp. M12 genome, the region TCGTATATTATGAATAATCCGATGGCAGGGACAGATCCTACGGGGTATATCGGGGAAAGTGCAAACGCGACTACCGAGCAATATACCCAAACTGATACTCAGAAGGCTGAAGATATATCAGATAAAATATTTGAGAAACTAGAAGTAGATTCTAATGGAAATGTATTTATCACTGCCGAAGGAGTTGAATATAAGGTCAAAAGTATTGTCAAAGCTGGCGTCACTGCTGGTGCTGAAAATGGCACAGGTAGAGGATTAAATTCTGATTCTGGAACAGGGGGAAATACTGATAAAATAGGTAAAACGAATAGCAACCGTCAATCAAGTGATGATTATATGAAAGTTAAGCCGAATAGATATGTGACTAATGCGGGGGGAGAGTTAGATCCAGCAGGCTCACAATTGTCTGAAGATTTTAACAATCAAGAGTCTGACCACCCACTTTTGGACAATGACGAATTTTATAAAGTATATAATTCAGCAAGACAAGTATTAAACAACACAGCTGACTTGATGAGGAAAGCGAACCCTTCAACAGAATATGGTATCGTTATTTATATGAACAATGATGGAACGTTTAGACATGGTAATGCAAACTATAACGTCCCGCAAGGCACTGATGGCGGGCTATCAAAGAACATTTCAGAATTTGTAGAACCTCCACTTCCTATAAAAGGTAATGGAGCAGCCATGATTTTAATATCGGCAGCTCCTAATGCAAGAAGAATTACTATTGAAGGTAATGCGTATAAATATAATCATCTATATAAAGTTACTAGCAATGTTCCTGTATTAGTATATGGGCGTAGAAAGGCATTTGGTGCTGCATATTTAGCCACAGGAAAAGACCCAATGAAAAAAATAGGGTGAAAACATGAAACAATATATAATTGCAATAACTCTATGTTTTATGAGTCTCCTTACGAATGCGAGTTGTAAAGAGAAAGTTAATTTTGTTGATGCATTCAACGTTTTTAAAGATGACCTTCAGAAGGTGAGTCAATTCGAATTGGCATATGAAGACTTTGACAGTAGATATGGAAGAGTTACTGTCAATAGTATTCTGTTTAATTTACTTTCAATAGAATATGAATTTGAAACTGGA harbors:
- a CDS encoding RHS repeat-associated core domain-containing protein encodes the protein MPINLRLYPAGVVHSLVDRLGSPSTLLKGRTSSPVVLRYRAHGIFGKPIDAGTGSILDSLSSWDGQYRGYTGHEQLVEQQLIHMNGRVYDYNLGRFMSVDPFIQMPESSQSINPYSYIMNNPMAGTDPTGYIGESANATTEQYTQTDTQKAEDISDKIFEKLEVDSNGNVFITAEGVEYKVKSIVKAGVTAGAENGTGRGLNSDSGTGGNTDKIGKTNSNRQSSDDYMKVKPNRYVTNAGGELDPAGSQLSEDFNNQESDHPLLDNDEFYKVYNSARQVLNNTADLMRKANPSTEYGIVIYMNNDGTFRHGNANYNVPQGTDGGLSKNISEFVEPPLPIKGNGAAMILISAAPNARRITIEGNAYKYNHLYKVTSNVPVLVYGRRKAFGAAYLATGKDPMKKIG